A window from Aliamphritea hakodatensis encodes these proteins:
- the folE gene encoding GTP cyclohydrolase I FolE, with the protein MEKEFASIIESLGEDITREGLVDTPKRAAKAMRFLTRGYQQNLDDVINGALFPTENSEMVIVQDIELYSMCEHHMLPFIGKCHVAYIPNGKVIGLSKVARIVDMFARRLQIQENMTKQIADAIMEATGAEGVGVVIEAKHMCMMMRGVEKQNSSMKTSMMLGLFRSNQATRSEFLSLIR; encoded by the coding sequence ATGGAAAAAGAATTTGCAAGCATCATCGAGAGCTTAGGTGAAGATATCACCCGTGAAGGCCTTGTAGATACGCCAAAACGTGCCGCGAAAGCGATGCGCTTTTTAACCCGTGGTTACCAGCAAAACCTTGATGATGTTATCAACGGTGCACTCTTTCCTACGGAAAACAGCGAAATGGTTATCGTACAGGATATCGAACTGTATTCGATGTGCGAACACCACATGCTGCCATTTATCGGTAAATGTCATGTTGCCTACATTCCCAACGGCAAAGTAATCGGTCTGTCAAAAGTTGCGCGCATCGTTGATATGTTTGCCCGCCGCCTGCAAATTCAGGAAAACATGACCAAGCAGATTGCAGACGCCATTATGGAAGCCACCGGTGCCGAAGGCGTGGGCGTAGTGATTGAAGCCAAGCATATGTGCATGATGATGCGCGGTGTTGAGAAACAGAACAGCAGCATGAAAACCTCGATGATGCTGGGCCTGTTCCGCTCAAACCAGGCTACCCGCAGCGAATTCCTGTCTCTGATCCGTTAA
- a CDS encoding DUF6586 family protein → MSLSGLSLTNQRLYFAKLQLQQYSALADGESEPARQAQYESVVFHLIQAYRSFLRELAEAQNVPLSADTGSAVVLLEGCSADFVSPELQELAMLETEIASWLAQMQRTFVQLSALGGDSHETGVVHHSEISLTMLTDDDRQSSLTLWLEALSSVIQRLRAVSQEW, encoded by the coding sequence ATGTCTCTGAGTGGTTTGAGTCTGACAAATCAGCGACTGTATTTTGCAAAACTGCAGTTGCAGCAATATAGCGCGCTGGCTGACGGTGAGTCAGAGCCTGCGCGGCAGGCACAGTATGAGTCTGTTGTATTTCATCTGATACAGGCTTACCGGTCATTTCTGCGTGAATTGGCAGAGGCCCAGAATGTCCCGTTATCAGCTGATACAGGCAGTGCTGTTGTCTTACTTGAAGGATGTTCTGCGGACTTTGTATCACCGGAACTGCAGGAGCTGGCGATGCTTGAAACAGAAATCGCCTCCTGGCTGGCGCAGATGCAACGGACATTTGTACAGCTTTCTGCTTTGGGTGGAGACAGTCATGAAACCGGTGTAGTGCATCATTCTGAGATCAGTTTAACGATGCTGACTGATGATGACCGGCAATCCAGTCTCACATTGTGGCTGGAAGCATTGTCTTCAGTTATACAGCGCTTACGCGCTGTATCTCAGGAATGGTAA
- a CDS encoding alpha/beta hydrolase, producing the protein MAMFRKELGFKERHFEVDGRSFAARQWGKESAPVLIALHGWLDNSASFNALAPLLDRYCVVALDFAGHGLSDYRPAGMAYYVWDNVPDVLAVAEQLQAKQFSILGHSMGAGVAALLAACYPEKVDRLLLIEGIGPVVTEAESAPGQLYRALQKRERIRNRDVNTFCSREEAVLARSNGRWPVSEQAAGWLAERGVSSRSAASGKDEYFWHHDPWLVLPSPVRLTETQVQYFLRKITAPVTLVLGDHGIEQHPDRMACLKTCQVFHLAGGHHLHMEPETAKKVANSFAECENGLQ; encoded by the coding sequence ATGGCTATGTTCAGAAAGGAATTAGGTTTCAAAGAGCGTCATTTTGAAGTAGACGGACGATCATTTGCTGCCCGTCAGTGGGGTAAGGAGAGCGCCCCGGTACTAATTGCGTTGCATGGCTGGCTGGATAACAGTGCCAGCTTTAATGCGCTGGCACCGCTGCTTGACCGTTACTGTGTCGTAGCACTGGATTTTGCAGGTCATGGCCTTTCAGATTACCGCCCCGCCGGAATGGCATATTATGTGTGGGACAATGTGCCGGATGTGCTGGCGGTTGCTGAGCAGCTTCAGGCTAAGCAGTTCAGTATACTGGGGCATTCTATGGGAGCCGGGGTGGCAGCTTTACTGGCGGCCTGCTATCCGGAAAAGGTTGACCGGTTATTGCTGATAGAAGGGATCGGGCCGGTTGTTACAGAAGCGGAGTCCGCGCCTGGACAGCTTTACCGTGCTCTGCAGAAGCGTGAGCGTATCCGCAACCGGGACGTGAATACGTTCTGCAGCCGTGAAGAGGCGGTTCTGGCCCGCAGTAACGGTCGCTGGCCTGTTTCTGAACAGGCTGCTGGCTGGCTGGCAGAACGGGGCGTGAGCAGCCGTTCTGCAGCCAGTGGGAAAGATGAGTATTTCTGGCATCATGACCCCTGGCTCGTTCTGCCATCACCGGTGCGATTGACTGAGACGCAGGTGCAGTATTTTCTCCGTAAGATCACGGCGCCTGTCACGTTGGTGCTGGGGGATCATGGAATTGAACAACATCCGGACCGGATGGCCTGTCTGAAGACGTGTCAGGTTTTTCATTTAGCAGGCGGGCATCACTTGCACATGGAGCCTGAAACTGCAAAAAAAGTCGCGAATTCTTTTGCTGAATGTGAGAATGGCCTTCAGTAA
- a CDS encoding NAD(P)H-dependent glycerol-3-phosphate dehydrogenase: MQNQKAVAVLGGGSFGTVIADLVASKGIPVHQWMRSEERVAELNECRTNQRYLPGYTLAEGIHASSDIEAVLANSDLVFVSIPSQSFRSVVRQAKPFIQSYHQLVSTTKGIEADHFSLMSQILSEELPGQAVGVLSGPNLAKEVVQKHLTATVIASDNDALRQHVQEILHCAHFRVYASSDTYGVELGGTLKNIYAIASGLSAAMGMGENTKSMLMTRSLAEMSRFAVQMGANPMTFLGLAGVGDLIVTCSSSLSRNYRVGYALGEGQTLAEAVAALGEVAEGVNTLRYVKEKSDELEVYMPLVQGLYEVVFNGAPIAEVARSMMLSTQSSDVEFVLPRIP, encoded by the coding sequence ATGCAAAATCAAAAGGCGGTAGCGGTATTGGGGGGCGGCAGTTTCGGCACCGTCATTGCTGATCTGGTTGCCAGCAAAGGAATACCTGTTCACCAGTGGATGCGCAGTGAAGAGCGGGTTGCAGAACTTAATGAGTGCCGCACCAATCAGCGGTATTTACCCGGGTATACACTTGCGGAAGGTATCCATGCCAGTTCTGATATCGAAGCGGTTCTGGCGAATTCGGATCTGGTTTTTGTGTCTATTCCAAGCCAGTCATTCCGCAGTGTGGTGCGTCAGGCCAAGCCTTTTATACAGTCATATCATCAGCTGGTCAGCACGACAAAAGGCATTGAAGCAGACCATTTTAGCCTGATGAGTCAGATTCTGTCCGAAGAATTACCCGGGCAGGCGGTGGGCGTTCTCAGCGGTCCTAATCTTGCTAAAGAAGTTGTTCAGAAACACCTGACTGCAACGGTTATCGCCAGTGATAACGATGCGTTGCGTCAGCATGTGCAGGAAATCCTTCACTGTGCTCACTTCCGAGTGTATGCCAGTTCGGATACTTACGGTGTTGAGCTGGGTGGCACGCTGAAGAATATCTATGCCATAGCTTCCGGGTTAAGTGCTGCGATGGGGATGGGTGAAAATACCAAGAGTATGCTGATGACACGCAGTCTGGCAGAGATGAGCCGTTTCGCCGTACAGATGGGGGCTAACCCGATGACATTTCTCGGCTTGGCCGGAGTGGGTGACCTGATCGTTACCTGTTCTTCATCCCTCAGCAGGAATTACCGGGTTGGTTATGCGCTTGGGGAAGGGCAGACGCTGGCTGAAGCAGTGGCTGCGCTCGGAGAAGTGGCTGAAGGCGTTAATACGTTACGTTACGTTAAAGAAAAGAGTGATGAGCTGGAGGTGTATATGCCTCTGGTTCAGGGGCTCTATGAGGTCGTATTCAACGGTGCGCCGATCGCTGAGGTTGCCAGGAGTATGATGCTCAGTACGCAGAGCAGTGACGTTGAATTTGTTTTGCCCCGGATCCCCTAA
- a CDS encoding DUF4892 domain-containing protein — MYRIKRVLSGLMMLVAGSAFAESDLRGSSDYEGLKRYPLSWIVEYQSEASPDYLLALGKMKKKSGVIAPEASRRLSGQLRQITYRIPDGHSAEETFDFIVGQLQQQNAEELFRCQSRQCGNSHQWANQVFGVSRLYGVDRTQSYLAARLGGDFIAVYTVKRGNKRVYLQLDILSDKPEAAVETLAVSGEVGSAVSDWQADFETSGAWLPVDFVATASDDQIDASVRQILNKIQSDTRTLVVLGYSDLAEGALSRSSEYVARVERVLLENGVSPERLSIIASGNLSVVKAPEQQGAVWLQLME, encoded by the coding sequence ATGTACCGTATTAAACGGGTGTTATCCGGTCTGATGATGCTTGTAGCAGGTTCTGCATTTGCTGAAAGTGACTTACGGGGCAGCAGTGATTACGAGGGGCTGAAGCGCTATCCCTTATCCTGGATTGTTGAATATCAGTCAGAAGCGTCCCCTGATTATCTGTTAGCACTGGGTAAAATGAAAAAAAAGTCAGGGGTGATTGCGCCTGAAGCCTCCCGCCGGTTATCCGGTCAGTTGCGTCAGATTACTTACCGGATTCCGGATGGACATTCTGCCGAAGAAACGTTTGATTTCATTGTCGGGCAGCTGCAGCAACAAAATGCTGAAGAACTGTTTCGCTGTCAGAGCCGGCAGTGTGGCAACAGCCATCAATGGGCCAATCAGGTGTTTGGGGTGTCCAGATTGTACGGGGTTGACCGGACGCAAAGTTACCTTGCGGCCAGGTTGGGCGGAGATTTTATCGCTGTTTATACCGTAAAGCGGGGAAACAAGCGTGTGTATCTTCAGCTTGATATTCTTAGCGACAAACCAGAAGCAGCAGTGGAAACTTTAGCTGTGTCCGGGGAAGTTGGCTCAGCCGTGTCGGACTGGCAGGCTGATTTTGAAACGAGTGGTGCCTGGTTACCGGTCGATTTTGTGGCTACAGCTTCGGATGATCAAATTGACGCCTCTGTGCGTCAGATCCTGAATAAGATTCAGTCGGATACCCGGACGCTGGTTGTACTAGGGTATAGCGACCTCGCGGAGGGAGCGCTGAGCCGGTCGTCTGAATATGTGGCGCGGGTTGAGAGAGTCTTGCTTGAGAACGGTGTGTCACCTGAGCGGCTGAGTATAATTGCGTCAGGTAATTTGTCGGTTGTTAAGGCGCCGGAACAGCAGGGCGCTGTTTGGCTACAGCTGATGGAATAA
- the lexA gene encoding transcriptional repressor LexA: protein MKLTQRQTDVLECIKHYIATTGYPPTRADIARELGFKSANAAEEHLKALARKGAIEMIPGTSRGIRIPDLEQEAAGLPVVGQVAAGNPILAQQHVEDRCTIAADFFHPPADYLLRVRGTSMKNVGIMDGDLLAVHQCKQAKNGEIVVARIEDDVTVKRFRKDGNLVYLIAENEEFDPIVINLEEQELSIEGLGVGVIRRG, encoded by the coding sequence ATGAAACTAACACAACGACAAACCGATGTTCTTGAATGTATAAAACATTACATTGCAACCACCGGCTATCCGCCAACCCGTGCAGACATTGCCCGGGAACTGGGGTTTAAATCTGCTAATGCTGCAGAAGAACACCTCAAGGCGCTGGCGCGTAAAGGCGCAATCGAAATGATACCTGGCACATCACGGGGTATCCGTATTCCCGACCTTGAACAGGAAGCTGCAGGCCTGCCTGTCGTCGGACAGGTCGCCGCAGGTAACCCGATACTGGCTCAGCAACACGTTGAAGACCGCTGCACCATTGCTGCAGACTTCTTTCACCCGCCAGCGGACTATCTCCTGCGGGTACGGGGCACCAGCATGAAGAATGTTGGCATTATGGACGGTGACCTGCTTGCCGTACATCAGTGCAAACAGGCAAAAAACGGAGAAATCGTTGTCGCCCGTATCGAAGATGACGTTACCGTTAAACGCTTCAGAAAAGATGGCAACTTAGTGTACCTGATTGCTGAAAACGAAGAATTTGACCCGATTGTGATCAACCTGGAAGAACAGGAATTGTCTATTGAAGGCCTTGGCGTAGGCGTGATTAGAAGAGGATAA
- a CDS encoding PglL family O-oligosaccharyltransferase: MYFQLNIGGEGLFLPYNIAVWTGTALTISLGMFVALKNNLFIYSRYWPGLLALPLCVIISGYIADTFTPIEWLFRQLYIIAGVGFLFTLFQFRWKNKDLDKLLYILLAAGFIQAVYGAVQLIWQDSIVSFMAPNTTHQGYGIFQQINLQASFQATMLLICLYTLTRPGFKTLNIFFQALCFVSLFSSTYMVASAGSRVGILSAVIGIIMIVCGRSIQIKQRRGTFIIALMVIISAGYLGKAGLTKSYSKLSDLTGEVVAVQGSASRKNIYATTYGLVEESPWVGHGIGSFQRVWQNAKIDFLNENPEALFPADRLSHPHNEILFWAAEGGLVALTGIFIAMATILIAAFSCGWRRGISYLALLLPIGLHTQVELPFYISSVHWILFLTLFFLILQHSRKTENIRISQAANLSLKAVSLIIVLGTASFMYQADKANTAIVNFLNTRMSQPALLQPGLENAYFNETAELYLMRTIMLRGVQSNNYEFLPDFISWAEDFLQKRPVPQIYIDLSQAYKLMGNKAKSEATLAHVRAMYPINAATKNADKFLAQLAASQSVSAPRATGDN; encoded by the coding sequence GTGTACTTCCAGCTAAACATCGGCGGTGAGGGTCTGTTTCTTCCCTATAACATTGCTGTCTGGACCGGCACCGCCCTGACAATCAGCCTGGGAATGTTTGTCGCTCTGAAAAACAACCTGTTTATTTACAGCCGTTACTGGCCCGGGCTACTGGCTTTACCGTTATGTGTGATAATCAGCGGATACATCGCTGACACTTTCACCCCCATAGAATGGCTTTTCAGACAACTTTACATCATCGCCGGAGTTGGCTTTCTGTTTACATTATTTCAGTTTCGCTGGAAAAACAAAGACCTGGACAAGCTCTTATACATATTGCTGGCGGCCGGCTTTATACAGGCAGTTTACGGAGCCGTTCAGTTGATATGGCAAGACAGCATTGTCAGTTTTATGGCACCCAATACAACCCATCAGGGTTACGGTATTTTCCAACAAATTAACCTGCAGGCCAGTTTTCAGGCAACCATGCTGCTTATTTGTCTGTACACCCTGACCCGCCCGGGCTTTAAAACTCTGAATATCTTCTTTCAGGCATTATGCTTTGTAAGCCTTTTCAGCAGCACGTACATGGTCGCAAGCGCAGGCTCCAGAGTCGGCATTTTAAGTGCTGTTATTGGTATCATCATGATTGTTTGCGGCCGTAGCATTCAGATTAAACAGCGCCGCGGTACCTTTATTATCGCATTAATGGTTATCATCAGCGCGGGGTATCTGGGTAAAGCAGGACTAACGAAATCATACAGTAAACTATCAGATTTAACCGGCGAAGTGGTCGCAGTACAGGGCTCTGCCAGCCGGAAGAACATCTATGCAACCACCTATGGTCTGGTTGAAGAAAGCCCCTGGGTAGGACATGGCATCGGCAGCTTTCAGAGGGTCTGGCAAAACGCTAAAATAGATTTTCTGAATGAAAACCCCGAAGCACTTTTCCCGGCCGACCGACTCAGCCATCCGCATAATGAAATCCTTTTCTGGGCTGCCGAGGGCGGCCTCGTCGCGTTAACCGGTATTTTCATCGCAATGGCGACCATTCTGATAGCCGCCTTCAGCTGCGGCTGGCGGCGGGGAATCAGCTATCTGGCCTTACTACTGCCAATAGGTCTGCACACACAGGTAGAACTGCCATTTTATATTTCCAGTGTGCACTGGATACTGTTTCTGACGCTGTTTTTCCTGATTCTGCAACATTCACGTAAAACAGAAAATATACGTATCAGCCAGGCAGCAAACCTGAGTTTAAAAGCCGTAAGCCTCATCATTGTGTTAGGCACAGCCAGCTTCATGTACCAGGCCGATAAAGCGAACACGGCGATTGTTAACTTCTTAAACACCCGCATGTCACAACCGGCGTTACTCCAGCCGGGGCTTGAAAATGCCTACTTTAATGAAACGGCTGAGCTCTACCTGATGCGCACTATCATGCTACGCGGGGTACAAAGTAACAATTATGAGTTCTTACCTGATTTTATTTCCTGGGCGGAAGACTTCCTGCAGAAAAGACCAGTTCCACAGATCTATATTGACCTGAGCCAGGCATATAAGCTCATGGGAAATAAAGCGAAGAGTGAGGCAACACTGGCACATGTCAGAGCAATGTACCCCATCAATGCCGCGACTAAAAACGCCGATAAATTCTTAGCACAACTTGCTGCATCACAATCGGTATCCGCTCCCCGGGCAACCGGCGATAACTAA
- a CDS encoding cell division inhibitor SulA: protein MMQAELVTQPTQNANIPLIRPSDSMLTEQVSQPMPALAGKITEIVMQNNDFDQLTMLLPLLAQLSRDDRWFAWIAPPSSLPKALLSAAGIDLNKIMLLQPDASHTTYDLACQALKAGTCHAVITWPGMLSNEQLNGLENAAEHGASHGIVIRDRIAS from the coding sequence ATGATGCAGGCAGAACTGGTAACTCAACCCACTCAGAACGCGAATATTCCCCTGATTCGCCCTTCTGACAGCATGTTAACTGAACAGGTATCTCAGCCGATGCCCGCTCTTGCTGGCAAAATCACTGAAATTGTTATGCAAAACAATGATTTTGATCAGTTAACGATGTTACTGCCTTTGCTTGCTCAGTTAAGCCGCGACGATCGCTGGTTTGCCTGGATTGCACCGCCAAGCAGCCTGCCCAAAGCACTGCTTTCGGCTGCCGGCATTGATCTTAACAAGATCATGCTGTTACAACCCGACGCCAGCCACACAACTTATGATCTGGCATGCCAGGCCCTGAAAGCAGGCACCTGCCACGCGGTAATCACCTGGCCCGGAATGCTCAGCAATGAGCAACTAAACGGCCTGGAAAATGCAGCTGAACACGGCGCCAGCCACGGCATTGTGATCCGGGACCGCATAGCCTCATAA
- a CDS encoding SixA phosphatase family protein has translation MHIYLLRHGEAGYNAPSDRLRPLTEKGKQDLDTMLRVFSAEHKVSRIYHSPYLRTCQTAERFSVIQGRPELVSADLLVPEALPQQVVDWLGELAGSAGTENIALVTHQPLIGYLTCLLTEGHTRRPEPLLPGQLAELDADFPAAGLARLIKVWRAG, from the coding sequence ATGCACATTTATCTGTTACGGCACGGTGAGGCGGGTTATAACGCGCCTTCGGACCGGCTCCGGCCCCTGACCGAAAAAGGTAAGCAGGATCTGGACACGATGTTGCGGGTATTCAGTGCCGAACATAAGGTGTCCCGTATCTATCACAGCCCGTATCTGCGTACCTGTCAGACAGCTGAGCGGTTCAGTGTGATACAGGGCCGCCCGGAGCTGGTTTCAGCTGATCTGCTGGTGCCGGAGGCATTACCCCAGCAGGTCGTGGACTGGCTGGGTGAGCTGGCAGGGAGTGCCGGTACAGAGAATATCGCACTGGTGACCCATCAGCCGCTGATAGGCTACCTGACCTGTTTGCTGACCGAAGGACATACCCGCCGTCCGGAGCCTCTGTTGCCCGGGCAGCTAGCCGAACTGGATGCTGACTTTCCCGCGGCGGGCCTGGCCCGTCTGATTAAAGTCTGGCGCGCCGGCTGA
- the rhlB gene encoding ATP-dependent RNA helicase RhlB: protein MDQFQVEPEEGKQRFHDFNLPDDVMHAIADLEFKYCSAIQAATLNQSLAGNDMIGKAQTGTGKTAAFLISIITDLIDFPLEHKRARGVPRALIIAPTRELTLQIASDAEQLSKYCDLSVVSLVGGMDYDKQRKQLAARPVDILVATPGRLIDFVRSSDVDLGDVEVMVLDEADRMLSMGFIPDVRTIIRHTPRKGDRQTLLYSATFTDDIMNLAKQWTVDAQVIEIEPEKRSTDSVTQQVYLVSRQEKYTLLRNFMRANQLERVIVFGNRRDETRRLAERLQKDGLSAALLSGEIPQQKRLKTLEAFRSGTINILVATDVAGRGIHVDGVSHVINYALPEDPDDYVHRIGRTGRAGSTGTSISFASEDDAFLIPDIEAEAGVKMECIYPDPHLLQSL, encoded by the coding sequence GTGGATCAGTTTCAGGTGGAGCCTGAGGAGGGTAAACAGCGTTTTCACGACTTTAATTTGCCAGATGATGTGATGCATGCCATTGCTGATCTTGAGTTTAAGTACTGTTCTGCCATTCAGGCGGCAACGCTGAACCAGTCTCTGGCCGGTAACGATATGATCGGCAAGGCGCAGACAGGCACGGGTAAAACCGCCGCGTTTCTGATCAGTATTATTACTGACCTGATTGACTTTCCGCTTGAGCATAAGCGTGCCCGGGGTGTTCCGCGGGCGCTGATCATTGCACCGACCCGTGAATTAACCTTGCAGATCGCTTCGGATGCTGAACAGTTGTCCAAATACTGTGATCTGAGTGTTGTTTCGCTGGTGGGCGGAATGGATTACGACAAACAGCGTAAACAGCTGGCAGCCCGTCCGGTGGATATTCTGGTTGCTACTCCCGGCCGTCTGATCGATTTTGTGCGCAGTTCTGATGTGGATCTGGGGGATGTTGAGGTGATGGTTCTGGATGAGGCCGACCGGATGCTTAGCATGGGCTTTATTCCTGATGTCCGCACTATCATCCGTCATACGCCGCGCAAAGGCGACAGGCAGACGCTGTTGTACAGTGCGACCTTTACTGACGACATTATGAACCTTGCCAAGCAGTGGACGGTCGATGCGCAGGTGATTGAAATTGAACCGGAAAAAAGAAGTACAGATTCTGTCACTCAGCAGGTCTATCTGGTTTCCCGTCAGGAGAAATATACCCTTCTTCGTAACTTTATGCGGGCCAATCAGCTGGAGCGGGTAATTGTGTTTGGTAACCGCCGTGACGAAACCCGCCGGCTGGCTGAGCGCCTGCAGAAAGACGGTTTGTCGGCAGCCCTGCTGTCTGGTGAGATACCCCAGCAAAAACGCCTGAAAACCCTTGAGGCTTTCCGTAGCGGTACGATAAACATTCTGGTCGCCACTGATGTTGCCGGCCGGGGGATACATGTTGATGGCGTCAGCCATGTTATTAACTATGCATTACCTGAAGATCCGGACGACTATGTACACCGGATTGGCCGTACCGGCCGGGCAGGCTCTACCGGTACTTCAATCAGCTTTGCCAGTGAAGATGATGCCTTCCTGATTCCGGATATTGAAGCGGAAGCCGGGGTGAAGATGGAGTGTATTTATCCGGATCCCCATTTATTGCAATCGTTATAG
- the dinG gene encoding ATP-dependent DNA helicase DinG, with product MAAIHTDGLIDVLTDDLKKQIQTAYSKFLASRGLKARAGQKRMIAEVAKVIGNIPVDDKAQRLGENHVCVVEAGTGTGKTIGYLLAAIPVAKALKKKIILSTATVALQEQLLHKDLPEVLEHTELSMSFTLAKGRGRYLCINKVEQHLDSSASTGQIALYEDEQAMRLDPETETFYKHLLNEYASGRWDGDRDNLTEEIEDARWGPLTSDHLQCTNRRCTNFSACSFFKARRDLDQVECVIANHDIVLADLSLGGGAILPDPGEAIYIFDEGHHLAPKASNHFAFSLRIKSSSRWLNTLPKQHAQMLEQLGHPGVMSQYVEQTLRPGEDLKILLEQIHELVKPLMVNAENGRIRDRYRFAGGEVPEELRLMFKDSEHLAARLLTRHEMLLDLFREALDGEVGDIDKQLAEQWYPRLGLMVSRFQSITGLSKSFFRADELKESPTARWVNLVESGIGQDFEFHSAPVSAAHMLQQHLWQNCFAAVVTSATLTALGRFDRVLDDLGLPPDTPSHSLLSPFDHYNAAELYIPAMNAEASDPDAHTQAVCDFLNSELDSKAATLVLFTSWRQMRTVLASLDEKLNNSVLSQGDYSKNEILKRHRSRIDDGEGSIIFGLASFTEGVDLPGKYLTEVIITKLPFSVPDDPVDATMAEWIENKGGNAFMEWSVPMASVRLTQAAGRLLRTEQDTGRIVLLDRRVVSRRYGRQLLDALPPFRRTVG from the coding sequence ATGGCCGCCATTCATACAGACGGATTGATTGACGTGCTGACCGACGATCTTAAAAAACAGATACAGACTGCTTACAGTAAGTTTTTAGCCAGCCGTGGCTTAAAAGCCCGTGCCGGTCAGAAGCGGATGATCGCAGAAGTGGCTAAAGTCATTGGTAATATCCCTGTTGACGATAAAGCTCAGCGCCTGGGGGAAAATCACGTCTGTGTTGTAGAGGCGGGAACCGGGACGGGCAAAACGATCGGCTATTTGCTGGCGGCAATTCCGGTTGCCAAGGCTTTAAAGAAGAAGATTATTCTGTCTACCGCCACCGTGGCCCTTCAGGAACAGTTACTGCACAAAGATTTGCCTGAAGTACTTGAACATACTGAATTGTCGATGAGTTTTACCCTTGCAAAAGGGCGGGGCCGCTATCTTTGTATTAACAAGGTTGAGCAACACCTGGATTCAAGTGCTTCAACCGGTCAGATCGCACTGTATGAAGATGAACAGGCGATGCGGCTGGACCCGGAAACGGAGACTTTTTACAAGCACCTGCTTAATGAGTACGCGTCGGGCCGCTGGGACGGTGACCGGGATAATCTTACCGAAGAGATCGAAGATGCCCGCTGGGGACCCTTAACCAGTGACCATTTACAGTGTACTAACCGCCGCTGTACCAACTTCAGTGCCTGCAGCTTTTTTAAGGCACGGCGGGATCTGGATCAGGTTGAATGCGTGATTGCTAATCACGATATTGTTCTGGCGGATCTCTCTCTGGGGGGCGGGGCTATCCTGCCTGATCCCGGTGAAGCGATATATATTTTCGATGAGGGGCATCATCTGGCGCCCAAGGCCAGTAATCATTTTGCGTTCAGTTTGCGGATCAAGTCATCGTCGCGCTGGCTCAATACCCTTCCCAAGCAACATGCTCAGATGCTGGAACAGCTCGGTCATCCGGGTGTGATGTCTCAGTATGTTGAGCAAACGTTACGTCCTGGCGAAGATTTAAAAATTCTGCTTGAACAGATCCATGAGCTGGTGAAGCCGCTGATGGTCAATGCTGAAAATGGCCGGATACGTGACCGTTACCGCTTTGCCGGTGGTGAAGTCCCTGAAGAGTTAAGGCTGATGTTCAAAGATTCTGAGCATCTGGCTGCCCGGCTGTTAACCCGTCATGAAATGTTACTGGACCTTTTCCGTGAGGCGCTGGACGGTGAGGTGGGTGACATTGATAAACAACTGGCTGAGCAGTGGTATCCGAGGCTTGGGCTTATGGTGTCGCGCTTTCAGTCCATTACCGGTCTGTCGAAAAGTTTTTTCCGGGCTGATGAGCTGAAAGAAAGCCCCACAGCCCGCTGGGTCAATCTGGTAGAGTCGGGTATCGGTCAGGATTTTGAATTTCACAGTGCACCGGTGTCTGCTGCGCATATGCTGCAACAGCATTTGTGGCAAAACTGTTTTGCTGCTGTTGTTACATCCGCGACCCTGACAGCACTGGGGCGATTTGACCGGGTGCTTGATGATCTGGGGCTGCCGCCTGACACCCCGAGTCATAGTTTGCTGAGCCCGTTTGATCATTATAATGCGGCTGAGCTTTATATCCCGGCGATGAATGCCGAGGCCAGTGATCCGGACGCACATACCCAGGCGGTGTGTGACTTCCTGAACAGTGAGCTCGACAGTAAAGCGGCTACGCTGGTGTTATTTACTTCCTGGCGCCAAATGCGCACAGTGCTTGCCTCGCTGGACGAAAAGCTCAACAATAGTGTGCTGTCACAGGGTGATTACAGTAAAAATGAAATACTGAAGCGTCATCGCAGCCGTATTGATGACGGTGAGGGCAGTATTATTTTTGGTTTGGCCTCCTTCACTGAGGGGGTTGATCTGCCAGGGAAGTACCTGACGGAGGTTATCATCACCAAGCTGCCGTTCAGTGTGCCGGATGACCCCGTTGATGCGACCATGGCAGAATGGATTGAAAACAAAGGCGGTAATGCCTTTATGGAGTGGTCTGTTCCGATGGCTTCGGTGCGCCTGACGCAGGCCGCCGGCCGGTTATTACGGACCGAACAGGATACCGGCAGAATCGTTCTGCTGGACCGGCGAGTAGTAAGCCGGCGCTATGGGCGGCAATTATTAGATGCCTTGCCGCCTTTTCGGCGTACCGTTGGCTAA